One genomic region from Haloterrigena gelatinilytica encodes:
- the crcB gene encoding fluoride efflux transporter CrcB, with the protein MSLEPALVVGIGGAIGAVLRHWVSLQLASERFPWPTLAVNVLGSFGFALALFAGAGESTLRLVGTGICGAFTTFSSFSVETVGLYERGDRRLAVVNAAGNLALSLSAIGLAWAIVDVGPL; encoded by the coding sequence GTGAGCCTCGAGCCGGCGTTGGTCGTTGGAATCGGCGGCGCGATCGGCGCCGTGCTCCGCCACTGGGTGTCGCTACAGCTAGCCAGCGAGCGGTTCCCGTGGCCCACGCTGGCCGTGAACGTCCTCGGGAGTTTCGGCTTCGCGCTCGCCCTCTTCGCGGGCGCCGGCGAATCGACGCTCCGACTGGTCGGGACCGGGATCTGCGGCGCGTTCACTACGTTTTCGTCGTTTTCCGTCGAGACCGTCGGGTTGTACGAGCGCGGCGACCGGCGCCTCGCCGTCGTTAACGCGGCCGGCAACCTCGCGCTCTCGCTGTCGGCGATCGGTCTCGCGTGGGCGATCGTCGACGTCGGGCCGCTGTGA
- the serS gene encoding serine--tRNA ligase, producing MIDRTYLRENPEEVREALDDRGADVDLDGILEIDERWRELKAKGDELRHERNQITQQIGELVAEGKDEEREEAIEQSKELKSEIEDVETEADELKDELDERLLEVPQIPHESVPKGIDERHNVEDRRWGFDDLRDVPDDVVPHYDLGEEMDIIDEQRGAKTTGGGFYFLKGDGARLEHALIQFMLDVHREQDYVDIFPPVPINSESMQGTGQLPKFADDAYRLGGSNEEEYEDDDLWLCPTAEVPVTNMYADEILLQDDLPLKHQAYTPNFRREAGEHGTETRGIVRVHQFNKVELVNFVEPEESYDRLEELLGEAEEVLQRLGLPYRVLELCTGDLGFKAAKQIDLEVWAPADDMDDGPEEGGRWLEVSTASNFEDFQARRAGLRYRPERHESAEYLHTLNASGVAIPRVMVAILEYYQNDDGTVTIPEPLRPYMGGKEVIEGHEKVGESALGAGERE from the coding sequence ATGATCGATCGGACCTATCTGCGCGAGAACCCCGAGGAGGTACGCGAGGCCCTCGACGACCGCGGCGCCGACGTCGACCTCGACGGGATCCTCGAGATCGACGAGCGCTGGCGCGAGCTGAAGGCCAAGGGCGACGAACTCCGCCACGAGCGCAACCAGATCACCCAGCAGATCGGGGAGCTGGTCGCCGAAGGGAAAGACGAGGAACGCGAGGAAGCGATCGAGCAGTCGAAGGAACTCAAGTCGGAGATCGAGGACGTCGAGACCGAAGCCGACGAGCTCAAGGACGAACTCGACGAGCGGCTGCTCGAGGTGCCCCAGATTCCCCACGAGAGCGTCCCGAAAGGGATCGACGAGCGCCACAACGTCGAGGACCGGCGCTGGGGCTTCGACGACCTGCGCGACGTCCCCGACGACGTCGTCCCACACTACGATCTCGGCGAGGAGATGGACATCATCGACGAACAACGCGGCGCGAAGACGACCGGCGGCGGCTTCTACTTCCTCAAGGGCGACGGCGCCCGCCTTGAGCACGCGCTGATCCAGTTTATGCTCGACGTCCACCGCGAGCAGGACTACGTCGATATCTTCCCGCCGGTGCCGATCAACAGCGAGTCGATGCAAGGGACCGGGCAGTTGCCGAAGTTCGCCGACGACGCCTACCGGCTGGGGGGCAGCAACGAGGAGGAGTACGAGGACGACGATCTCTGGCTCTGTCCCACCGCGGAGGTGCCGGTCACCAACATGTACGCCGACGAGATCCTCCTGCAGGACGACCTTCCGCTCAAACACCAGGCCTACACGCCGAACTTCCGGCGCGAGGCCGGCGAGCACGGGACCGAGACTCGCGGCATCGTCCGCGTCCATCAGTTCAACAAGGTCGAACTCGTCAACTTCGTCGAACCCGAGGAGAGCTACGACCGCCTCGAGGAACTGCTCGGCGAGGCGGAGGAAGTCCTCCAGCGACTCGGCCTTCCCTACCGCGTGCTCGAGCTCTGTACCGGCGATCTCGGGTTCAAGGCCGCAAAACAGATCGACCTCGAGGTCTGGGCCCCCGCCGACGACATGGACGACGGCCCCGAGGAGGGCGGCCGCTGGCTCGAGGTCTCGACGGCCTCGAACTTCGAGGACTTCCAGGCCCGGCGGGCCGGCCTGCGCTACCGCCCCGAGCGCCACGAGTCGGCGGAGTACCTCCATACGCTGAACGCCTCGGGCGTCGCGATTCCGCGCGTGATGGTGGCCATCCTCGAGTACTACCAGAACGACGACGGCACCGTGACGATTCCCGAGCCGCTGCGGCCGTACATGGGCGGTAAAGAAGTCATCGAGGGCCACGAGAAGGTCGGCGAGAGCGCGCTCGGTGCCGGCGAGCGGGAGTAA
- a CDS encoding DUF7503 family protein gives MDDLTQYLKNHPRMIGVLFTIMLAISQAGSAAASSGFYHGP, from the coding sequence ATGGACGACCTAACCCAGTACCTGAAGAACCACCCACGAATGATCGGCGTTTTGTTCACCATCATGCTAGCGATTTCACAAGCAGGTTCCGCTGCCGCCTCTAGCGGATTCTACCACGGGCCGTAG
- a CDS encoding response regulator transcription factor, with amino-acid sequence MLLKSTSRLFVVHPTLSLPDLGTDQARIAATVRQADFDRSILDQIDESYDLLILDWELETPDARGVLDAFRQRAPNTQILALADDVPTDDPVDRGADELLVRPLSDEVLQSTIERLLLQQAYETAMDEFFRLSTERALLESELQSGLDVGDRYQSVVSELYNSRARAAAIRDKLSSDEFDQALRQLLE; translated from the coding sequence GTGTTGCTGAAATCTACCTCTCGACTGTTCGTCGTCCATCCTACCCTTTCCCTTCCCGATCTGGGTACCGATCAGGCACGAATCGCGGCAACGGTTCGACAGGCCGACTTCGATCGGTCGATCCTCGATCAGATCGACGAGAGCTACGATCTTCTCATTCTCGATTGGGAACTCGAGACCCCGGACGCGCGTGGCGTTCTCGATGCGTTTCGTCAACGGGCTCCGAACACCCAGATACTCGCGCTTGCTGACGACGTTCCCACCGACGACCCCGTCGATCGCGGTGCAGACGAACTCCTCGTTCGGCCCCTCTCGGATGAAGTCTTACAGTCGACGATCGAACGCCTGCTTCTCCAGCAAGCCTACGAGACGGCGATGGACGAGTTCTTCCGTCTTTCGACCGAACGAGCGCTGCTCGAGAGCGAACTTCAATCTGGACTCGACGTCGGCGACCGGTACCAGTCCGTCGTTTCTGAACTCTATAACTCCCGTGCACGGGCAGCCGCGATTCGCGACAAACTCTCGAGCGATGAGTTCGATCAGGCTCTTCGACAGTTGCTCGAGTAA
- a CDS encoding CrcB family protein → MTADNPFGRLETLALIAVGAFAGANLRFFAMGLGSDVRAVLAVNALGSTALGFIVYEAEYAGLLGRRSRLCLSTGLLSSLTTYSTFALQAALAADPVVLVAVVAGNYGFGFAGVLAGRTVARRLGSVLEPGTGGETA, encoded by the coding sequence ATGACCGCTGACAATCCGTTCGGTCGCCTCGAGACGCTCGCGTTGATCGCCGTCGGAGCGTTCGCCGGGGCGAATCTCCGCTTTTTCGCGATGGGGTTGGGGTCCGACGTTCGAGCGGTGCTCGCGGTCAACGCCCTCGGAAGCACCGCGCTCGGCTTCATCGTCTACGAGGCCGAGTACGCGGGACTGCTGGGCCGGCGGTCGCGGCTCTGTCTCTCCACCGGCTTGCTCTCGTCGCTGACGACCTACAGCACGTTCGCGCTCCAGGCCGCGCTGGCGGCCGACCCCGTCGTCCTCGTCGCCGTCGTCGCCGGCAACTACGGATTCGGCTTCGCGGGCGTCCTCGCGGGGCGAACCGTCGCGCGTCGACTCGGTTCGGTCCTCGAGCCCGGAACGGGCGGTGAGACGGCGTGA
- a CDS encoding potassium channel family protein yields MDPLEGETSSVSIEYEPVSVKDVLVEMKDTAELLIDLSYSAVLHRNADLAREVLRLEERMDVLKLRARMSLMMAVRKPADAEELAPVLGIVAAADEISDAAGDIAKIVLEEMGLPEAMRAALPEAAETLVRGVVDPDSVYADRTLQDIDLESETGVRVIALRRGDEWLLNPGPNTTVKSDDVALLRGPDPSIGDVCEELTGDVYESPSVDDPGIPDLERAVDTIIHMKNLSELAVDLAYSSVLFDSAELAEEVRNLEVEVDAMQSRFEAWTLRAAADADDPVVLRGLIRLGTSTEAISDAAIDISEGVLRDIDVHPVVQLAVQESDEIITRVEVEPGSDLDGIAVTGGVPNVESTMSVIAIRRPGEGWLLVTDADAELQGGDVLISKGTRTSAAAFEDLAQS; encoded by the coding sequence ATGGACCCGCTCGAGGGGGAAACGTCGTCGGTATCGATCGAGTACGAGCCGGTCAGCGTCAAGGACGTGCTCGTCGAGATGAAGGACACGGCGGAGCTGCTCATCGACCTCTCGTACTCGGCGGTCCTCCACCGCAACGCCGACCTCGCGCGGGAAGTGCTCCGCTTGGAAGAGCGGATGGACGTGCTCAAGCTCCGGGCGCGGATGAGCCTCATGATGGCCGTCCGCAAGCCGGCCGACGCGGAGGAGTTAGCCCCCGTCCTCGGGATCGTCGCCGCCGCGGACGAGATCAGCGACGCGGCCGGCGACATCGCCAAGATCGTCTTGGAGGAGATGGGGCTGCCCGAGGCCATGCGCGCGGCGCTGCCCGAAGCGGCGGAGACGCTGGTCCGGGGCGTCGTCGATCCCGACTCCGTCTACGCGGATCGCACCCTCCAGGACATCGACCTCGAGTCCGAGACGGGCGTCCGCGTCATCGCCCTGCGCCGGGGAGACGAGTGGCTGCTCAACCCCGGTCCGAACACGACCGTCAAGAGCGATGACGTCGCGCTGCTTCGCGGTCCGGACCCGTCGATCGGCGACGTCTGCGAGGAGCTGACCGGCGACGTCTACGAGTCGCCGTCGGTCGACGACCCCGGCATTCCCGACCTCGAGCGGGCGGTCGACACCATCATCCACATGAAGAACCTCTCGGAGCTGGCGGTCGACCTGGCTTACAGCAGCGTGCTGTTCGACAGCGCCGAACTGGCCGAGGAGGTGCGCAATCTCGAGGTCGAGGTCGACGCCATGCAGTCGCGGTTCGAGGCCTGGACGCTTCGGGCGGCCGCGGACGCGGACGACCCCGTCGTGTTGCGCGGCCTGATCCGCCTGGGAACCAGCACGGAGGCCATCAGCGACGCGGCGATCGACATCAGCGAGGGCGTGCTCCGGGATATCGACGTCCACCCGGTCGTTCAGCTGGCGGTTCAGGAAAGCGACGAGATCATCACGCGCGTCGAGGTCGAGCCCGGCAGCGACCTCGACGGCATCGCCGTGACCGGCGGCGTTCCGAACGTCGAGTCGACCATGTCGGTGATCGCGATTCGGCGGCCCGGCGAGGGCTGGCTGTTGGTCACCGACGCCGACGCCGAACTACAGGGCGGGGACGTCCTCATCTCGAAGGGGACGCGGACGTCCGCGGCGGCGTTCGAGGACCTCGCACAGTCCTGA
- a CDS encoding DUF5781 family protein codes for MNIRVQGPGPTSPFLSARDLFETEHDLSLPVDVRLRDDPDERTWAGHYDDRHVLNISRQAASSAMARELALHEFAHMARHEQKHPSHTQSTEEVLFLALAGKSVERRKLSHCYQIANHMKDIYADDITLAVGPGEKLLSFLESSLAMAVADRPETPSRPGFERLSASSDPEITAVNAAFALALAERHDLVADDHRLYDLAHAAAMDAPDVDFEGFKRRFRELARDPDPSTYRQVLVDATRSYVSSPESRADGPAAD; via the coding sequence ATGAATATACGCGTACAGGGACCGGGACCGACTTCTCCATTCCTCAGCGCCCGCGACCTCTTCGAGACCGAGCACGACCTCTCGCTGCCGGTCGACGTCCGGCTCCGGGACGACCCCGACGAACGCACCTGGGCCGGTCACTACGACGATCGCCACGTTCTGAACATCTCGAGACAGGCCGCCTCGAGCGCCATGGCCCGCGAACTGGCCCTCCACGAGTTCGCCCACATGGCCCGACACGAACAGAAACACCCCTCGCACACCCAGTCGACCGAGGAAGTGCTCTTCCTCGCGCTGGCCGGCAAGAGCGTCGAGCGGCGGAAGCTCTCCCACTGTTACCAGATCGCCAATCACATGAAAGACATCTACGCCGACGACATCACGCTCGCGGTCGGCCCCGGCGAGAAACTCCTCTCCTTTCTCGAGTCGAGCCTCGCGATGGCCGTCGCCGACCGTCCCGAAACTCCGTCGCGGCCCGGTTTCGAGCGCCTCTCGGCGAGTTCGGATCCCGAGATCACGGCCGTCAACGCCGCGTTCGCGCTGGCGCTGGCCGAACGCCACGACTTAGTCGCCGACGACCACCGGCTGTACGACCTCGCACACGCCGCCGCGATGGACGCCCCCGACGTCGATTTCGAGGGCTTCAAACGCCGCTTTCGGGAACTCGCCCGCGACCCGGATCCGAGTACCTACCGCCAGGTTCTCGTCGATGCCACTCGCTCGTACGTCAGTAGCCCGGAGTCGCGAGCGGACGGTCCGGCGGCGGACTGA
- a CDS encoding elongation factor EF-2 yields the protein MGRRKKIVQECERLMDEPENIRNIAIAAHVDHGKTTLSDNLLAGAGMISDETAGEQLAMDTEEDEQERGITIDAANVSMTHEYEGTNHLINLIDTPGHVDFGGDVTRAMRAVDGALVVVDAVEGAMPQTETVLRQALREGVKPTLFINKVDRLISELQEGPEEMQQRLLSVIHDVNELIRGMTQDMDDIDDWTVSVEDGTVGFGSALYKWGVSMPSMQRTGMDFGEIMELERNDKRQELHERTPLSDVVLDMVCEHFPNPVDAQPRRIPRIWRGDDESELAEQMRLVNEDGEVVFMVTDISMDPHAGEIASGRVFSGSLEKGQELYVSGTAGKNRVQSVGIYMGGEREEVEEVPAGNIAAVTGLKDAIAGSTVSSVEMTPFESIEHISEPVITKSVEAQNMDDLPKLIETLRQVSKEDPTIQININEDTGEHLISGQGELHLEVITQRIEKNQGIPVNTGEPIVVYREQPQNPSDEVEGISPNRHNRFYISIEPMTDELVDTIKLGEASMDMPEQERREALQEAGMDKDTSQNVEHIHGTNILIDDTKGIQHLNETMELVVEGLEEALDNGPLANEPVQGTLIRLHDARLHEDTIHRGPAQVIPATREAVHKALIDGKIKMLEPMQDVRIDVPNDHMGAASGEIQGRRGRVDDMYQEGDLMVVEGIAPVGEMIGFASDIRSATEGRASWNTENAGFEVMSDSLQRDKIMEIRERKGMKLELPPSIDYL from the coding sequence ATGGGCCGACGCAAGAAGATCGTCCAAGAGTGTGAACGGTTGATGGACGAACCGGAGAACATCCGGAACATCGCCATCGCCGCTCACGTCGACCACGGGAAAACGACGCTTTCTGACAACCTCCTCGCGGGTGCAGGCATGATCTCCGACGAGACTGCCGGCGAACAGCTCGCGATGGACACGGAGGAAGACGAGCAGGAACGCGGGATCACCATCGACGCGGCGAACGTTTCGATGACCCACGAGTACGAGGGGACCAACCACCTCATCAACCTCATCGACACGCCGGGCCACGTCGACTTCGGTGGCGACGTCACCCGCGCGATGCGCGCCGTCGACGGTGCGCTGGTCGTCGTCGACGCCGTCGAAGGGGCCATGCCCCAGACCGAGACGGTGCTGCGACAGGCCCTTCGCGAGGGCGTCAAGCCGACCCTGTTCATCAACAAGGTCGACCGCCTGATCTCCGAACTGCAGGAGGGTCCCGAAGAGATGCAGCAGCGTCTGCTGTCGGTCATCCACGACGTCAACGAGCTCATCCGCGGGATGACCCAGGACATGGACGACATCGACGACTGGACCGTCTCCGTCGAGGACGGCACCGTCGGGTTCGGATCCGCGCTCTACAAGTGGGGCGTTTCGATGCCCTCGATGCAGCGCACCGGGATGGACTTCGGCGAGATCATGGAACTCGAGCGCAACGACAAGCGCCAGGAGCTCCACGAGCGGACGCCGCTGTCGGACGTCGTGCTCGACATGGTCTGTGAGCACTTCCCGAACCCGGTCGACGCGCAGCCGCGTCGTATCCCGCGCATCTGGCGCGGCGACGACGAGTCCGAACTCGCCGAGCAGATGCGCCTCGTCAACGAGGACGGCGAGGTCGTCTTCATGGTCACCGACATCTCGATGGACCCCCACGCCGGCGAGATCGCCTCCGGCCGCGTCTTCTCGGGCTCCCTCGAGAAGGGCCAGGAGCTGTACGTCTCCGGGACGGCGGGCAAGAACCGCGTCCAGTCCGTCGGCATCTACATGGGTGGCGAGCGCGAGGAAGTCGAAGAGGTTCCGGCGGGGAACATCGCCGCCGTCACCGGGCTCAAGGACGCCATCGCCGGCTCGACCGTCTCGAGCGTCGAGATGACGCCGTTCGAGTCGATCGAGCACATCTCCGAGCCGGTCATTACGAAGTCCGTCGAGGCCCAGAACATGGACGACCTGCCGAAGCTGATCGAGACGCTTCGACAGGTCTCCAAGGAGGACCCGACGATCCAGATCAACATCAACGAGGACACCGGCGAACACCTGATCTCCGGACAGGGTGAGCTCCACCTCGAGGTCATCACCCAGCGTATCGAGAAGAACCAGGGCATTCCGGTCAACACCGGTGAGCCGATCGTCGTCTACCGCGAGCAGCCCCAGAACCCCAGCGACGAGGTCGAGGGCATCTCGCCGAACCGCCACAACCGCTTCTACATCTCCATCGAGCCGATGACGGACGAACTCGTCGACACCATCAAGCTCGGCGAGGCCTCGATGGACATGCCCGAGCAGGAACGCCGCGAGGCCCTGCAGGAAGCCGGCATGGACAAGGACACGTCCCAGAACGTCGAGCACATCCACGGGACGAACATCCTCATCGACGACACGAAGGGTATCCAGCACCTGAACGAGACGATGGAACTCGTCGTCGAGGGTCTCGAGGAGGCCCTCGACAACGGTCCGCTGGCCAACGAGCCGGTCCAGGGGACGCTCATCCGCCTCCACGACGCCCGGCTCCACGAGGACACCATCCACCGCGGTCCGGCACAGGTCATCCCGGCGACCCGCGAGGCCGTCCATAAGGCCCTGATCGACGGGAAGATCAAGATGCTCGAGCCGATGCAGGACGTCCGCATCGACGTGCCCAACGACCACATGGGCGCCGCTTCCGGCGAGATCCAGGGTCGTCGTGGCCGCGTCGACGACATGTACCAGGAAGGGGACCTCATGGTCGTCGAGGGTATCGCGCCCGTCGGCGAGATGATCGGCTTCGCGTCCGACATCCGCTCCGCGACCGAGGGTCGTGCCTCCTGGAACACCGAGAACGCCGGCTTCGAGGTCATGTCCGACTCCCTCCAGCGCGACAAGATCATGGAGATCCGCGAGCGCAAGGGCATGAAGCTCGAGCTGCCGCCGAGCATCGACTACCTGTAA
- a CDS encoding DUF7504 family protein yields MFSRKGWGSGSGDEQFTAELSQLKRRGASVLVVGAVRTEQRQEVSRRLLGQTTSQPRRRVLVSTTGESHTMSHLADGDDAESATTALVNYETQSRGAAAANNDSQSMESVSVQSDDSPTTAATLADLGIAVSDAIEEFERDATSLAPGELRIAVDSLVPLLEEYGAERVFKFAHLTNGRTRDADGMIHYHLPLDRDSDVVSVLTPVFDIVIELRDRNGLFQERWTINDGDYSSGWLSIGQS; encoded by the coding sequence ATGTTTTCGCGCAAGGGCTGGGGTAGCGGGTCCGGGGACGAGCAGTTCACGGCGGAGCTATCGCAGCTGAAACGCCGGGGAGCGAGCGTGCTCGTTGTCGGAGCCGTCCGAACGGAACAGCGCCAGGAGGTCAGTCGACGCCTGCTGGGGCAGACAACGTCCCAGCCGCGCCGACGCGTCCTCGTCTCGACGACCGGCGAAAGCCACACCATGTCTCACCTCGCCGACGGCGACGACGCCGAGTCAGCGACGACCGCACTCGTCAACTACGAGACGCAGTCTCGGGGTGCTGCCGCCGCTAATAACGACTCGCAGTCGATGGAATCCGTCTCCGTGCAGTCCGACGACTCCCCGACGACCGCCGCCACGCTCGCCGACCTCGGGATCGCCGTCTCCGACGCCATCGAGGAGTTCGAACGCGACGCCACCAGCCTCGCACCGGGTGAGCTCCGCATCGCCGTCGACTCGCTCGTTCCGCTCCTCGAGGAGTACGGCGCCGAACGCGTCTTCAAATTCGCTCACCTGACCAACGGCCGCACCCGAGACGCCGACGGCATGATCCACTATCATCTCCCGCTGGACCGCGACTCCGACGTCGTTTCGGTCCTGACGCCGGTGTTCGATATCGTCATCGAACTCCGCGATCGAAACGGCCTCTTCCAGGAACGTTGGACGATCAACGACGGCGACTACAGCTCCGGCTGGCTCTCGATCGGACAGTCGTAA
- a CDS encoding SDR family oxidoreductase, whose amino-acid sequence MNAELKPLDEQVIVITGASSGIGLTTARMAADRGASVVVAARSEEALRQLTAEIQADGGEATSVVADVSDRDDVREIRRVAEDAYGGFDTWVNGAAVSIYGELEDVPIEEMRDQFDVNVWGLLYGSLEAADHFKSRDREGAIVNVGSIVSERAILLQGSYSASKHAVKGFTETLRMELEREGAPVSVTLIKPSAIDTPFPDHAKNHMDEEATLPAPVYAPETVARAILHAAENPQHEVTVGAGGKQMTVLGQHAARLLDRVMETVFYRQQRTGDPPRPDAADGLEEPTGSLEQRGGYEGHVAETSLYTSLRQRRELPGSSALGAGLVAGAVYAGYRLLRNGGDSSRDAAASASKAEAEADAEERRLEMPRL is encoded by the coding sequence ATGAACGCAGAGCTGAAGCCGCTCGACGAGCAGGTGATCGTGATCACCGGCGCGTCCTCGGGGATCGGGCTGACGACCGCGCGGATGGCCGCCGACCGGGGCGCCAGCGTCGTCGTCGCCGCCCGGAGCGAGGAGGCCCTCCGGCAGTTGACCGCGGAGATCCAGGCGGACGGCGGCGAGGCGACGTCCGTCGTCGCCGACGTCAGCGACCGCGACGACGTCCGCGAGATCCGGCGAGTCGCCGAGGACGCGTACGGCGGCTTCGACACCTGGGTCAACGGCGCGGCCGTCTCCATCTACGGCGAGCTCGAGGACGTTCCGATCGAGGAGATGCGCGACCAGTTCGACGTCAACGTCTGGGGGCTGCTCTACGGCTCGCTCGAGGCCGCCGATCACTTCAAATCCCGCGACCGAGAGGGTGCGATCGTCAACGTCGGCAGCATCGTCTCCGAGCGCGCCATCCTCCTGCAGGGGAGCTACTCGGCCTCCAAACACGCCGTCAAGGGCTTCACCGAGACGCTCCGGATGGAACTCGAGCGCGAGGGCGCGCCCGTCTCGGTGACGCTGATCAAGCCGAGCGCGATCGACACGCCGTTCCCCGACCACGCGAAGAATCACATGGACGAGGAAGCGACGCTGCCGGCGCCGGTCTACGCGCCGGAGACGGTCGCCCGGGCCATCCTCCACGCCGCCGAGAACCCCCAGCACGAGGTGACCGTCGGCGCCGGCGGCAAGCAGATGACCGTCCTCGGACAGCACGCCGCACGCCTGCTGGACAGGGTCATGGAGACCGTCTTCTACCGCCAGCAGCGCACCGGCGATCCGCCCCGTCCCGACGCCGCGGACGGCCTCGAGGAGCCGACCGGCAGCCTCGAGCAGCGCGGCGGCTACGAGGGTCACGTCGCCGAGACGAGCCTCTACACGAGCCTCCGACAGCGCCGGGAACTCCCCGGCTCGAGCGCGCTCGGTGCCGGACTCGTCGCGGGGGCCGTCTACGCGGGGTACAGACTGCTGCGTAACGGCGGCGACTCGAGTCGCGACGCCGCGGCGTCGGCGTCGAAAGCGGAAGCGGAAGCGGACGCGGAGGAACGTCGCCTCGAGATGCCGCGTCTCTGA